In Citrus sinensis cultivar Valencia sweet orange chromosome 3, DVS_A1.0, whole genome shotgun sequence, the sequence AGTTGAGAGAGATGCAACAACTTGGTGTCCAAGCCCTTATCTAAAACTTCTGAAATATTCCCCATCTTACTGTAGGGAGTTGTAAGATTGATTCTTTTCCcccaattttcttctttctctttttccccACAACTTTTGTCTGAACTTCTCTGGGTTTTTGTCATATCACAGCCAGAGAATATTTCATCTCTAGGgtaacttataaattatttaaatgaaataaagaaaatttggaaaagcaTGCAAATTCGTCCTTCTGCTGTTTCTGGacttagaaattaatttgcGGTCTCTTGAAGAACATTCTTTCACGTGTTTTCTTCAGAAGCGCTAATATGTTTCATATGTTATTTGCTATTCACAATGAAGAAACTGAAGATTTTTTATCTTGTGCATTAAATTGTATTTCTCATGTAAAAACGGTGACTACCAAAATTGAATCGATGATTGAGAAAAGGCATCCATCACCGTCATTTTGATGTTTACCTGTACATTGATGGTATTTATTATGATGGATAATGCTTGGCCTGAaaggttaaaattaaaataccctTTTACGCCAGAATTATTCTGCGGTCGAAAAGCCCCCCAAACGGAATCCATAGACGACTAACTAGAAAGAGTCCCAATTCAGTCTAGACTTGAAAGATATTAGAGTAGTGATATTTgattcttcaattcttttcattattaatctttattgttcaattaatcattttttttaaatatctttattaaaaaaagtaagaatataactacacaaaatataaaaatattatcacaTGGGCTTACTTTTGAGTGAAACAGAATTatatcaaagataaaaatacgTAGTTAGTAGCCATGTGATGATGTTATCGAGTGAAGCTCGATGGAGCCGAAGCAACTTTCTTGAAGATCAAATTGAGGCCATGATTTTCTTGATAAAATACATGCTAGATTAAAGCATAAATATACAgtatgtaataaattaattgaagcccaaatgattaattttagcTGCCTTCCACCGCctgaattgttttttttttttttaattatgatttaatgtttaaataagaataatttcaaaaacatgaggcattaattaaaaagtgaaggttgatgaaagaaattttcggggttaaatattattattctatcaATATCTAGgatcaaattttcttattaaaactTTCTAGATAACTTTATTTTCATGGGCCCGgatctatttttaaatattaggaATAAAATATCCACTTCTAATAAAcaagatttatgaatttatcCACGGGGGATAAGTGTGGCTCTCACTACTGACCgtatatataataagataTTAGTTCATACGTAAGTTTTGTGTCCCCAACAACTTCCGTAATTCATAAGTTAGTAAGGGTGGTTAGGGATCACTTTTGGCTAAAAAGtgatttaaaaagttaaaaattaattttggcattttagtaatttttttataaatcacttttttaaaaaatcactctatccaataatagattttgaaaaacagGGACTaggtttttaatatttaaattttgagaatcacttttatattcaatacattttcatatgtatctcatatatattataaaaatttaaaattgtccttattaattataaaataaaattattaactttagagagattattcttattatcaattatactgagatgacaaaataaaattattaacataaaatatttattttagttttcaatTATTACATATACACAAGTAACccaactaaaaatattttatatacatatttataaatatgtaaataaattatatccAGTCCAATCATTAACATTTCTACAATAATTTAACTGTAAACTTTGCCAAACACATAcgacatattttaaaattacagcACTCGTAAGAATAAatcttattaaatatttaattgattatctgcactttgttttataatacatttagcagcaattatttttagaagttAAAAAGGATTACCAAAGCCACCCTACGTCCGTATTCACTCGCTACACAAAAGTCTAGCTCTAGCACCAAACGCGTTGCGTAGGAATTAAGCCAGTCGAAAAATTGGACCAAACAAAGGCGAATACGAatcaaagaataaagaaataaaacaaaaacttgacatcgtatgaagaatatAGATTACCCTTGTTATATAGAACCATTTTATCAGTCTCCTCATGCAATGCAGCGCACTGCAAATCTCTGGCACTCCCACAGATATTAATGTCTTGCTTGAATCTGAGGTTACGGCCGGCCAAGAAGGCATGGAAGAGCTTCACATCCAAATTACAGAGCAGACTGCATAAGCTTCACAGGTCCAAAGATATCAAGAAACCCAAGAGCCGACTTTATTATCTTACAAATACTGCTTCAAAGGCTCCTATAATCATCAACCCATCTCCCTTCCTTGGCCAACACCAACGCAATATCCAACGTAAAAAGATTACTCTTCAACCGTCCAACAAAGCCCTACGTTTTCGTCAGCATCGCCGTTACCTCTTCAAAAAGAAAGCTGGGCCCGTGTATATCGACAAGCTCTTCAAAGAGCCTATAGCTACTGCCCAGGTTGTAGCAAAGAACGCGAGGGTGGTCTTGGATCAGGAAGCTAGAGCGCCAGGGACAAGCAACGTTAATATCAAGGAAGAGAAAGCTAGTGCTACTAGCGCAGCAGATGATATGTGGGAGTCTTTGGCATTGGCGTCGCCACAAATGAATGGGATTGACCAGAGAGCCGAGGAGTTCATTCGGAGTTTCCGAGCTGAAATGGAGCTTCAGGAGATTATGGCGCGTCGTTTGTAGCAGTTGCTTGCCAAATGTTTGAGCATCAACGAGGgtctgaattttgttttttttttcttttgttctcgTCATTCTTCAGTGTAGCAGCTGTACAAGTCCCGAATGATgtaaaaaaaagggggagcAGTTTCAATGGTCCATCAAGATGGGAAGGAAAAGAATTAATCTGCATGTGTATCTACAATGTTATTTTCCGTTTTTAAGTTGTGTGATTCCTATCATCATTCATAACCCGAAGACTTTTGATCGCGTTATTGTGTACTTCCTACTGACAGTTACCTAACAGGTCCCTGATTATGGCTGTCTTTGTATTTTGGAGATCggtcaaaactcaaaagttaTATTTTCCAATTAATCAAACATAGCCGAACTCTTTTCTTGTTTACTTCGTATGATAATATGCGCTATCAACTTACTTTGCATGTCATCTGATATTATGCTGTTACATCGATCATTCTACCACAAGGTTAGGAATTAGAATTGACTGAAATGTGAATAATCAGACAAAGGCCAAAGCTAATAATAATGTATTAGGAAAGACGAGAGAAAGGAACATCTACaacatatttgatttttattttacaagacCACTTTATAAACTGAAAAAGATCATGAAAATAACAGAAGTATGCTTAAGGGCTGGCTAAAATATAGGTTTGAAAAAAGAGCAAACAACTACATTTTCTTAAAAGGACAAGCGCCCCCGAAGCTTTACTATTCCAACTTCAAGCAAATGACAACCTCGAATCCAAGTCAGAGCCTCTCTCTGTACATTATCACACATATGAACTTAGTGCAGGAAATCCTTCATTGGATCATCATGATGTACTCTCTTCATCCTGTATGCCTCCATGTCCTCAGCCGTTACCtgtaattcacaaaaatttgGGTTAGGAAAACCACACCAAAGCCACAAGtgttaattcacaaaaatcatGATACTAGTTCGCTCAACGTTGAGGACGAAATGGCCATACCTCATCATTCCATTTAACATTGTATTTACGCTTTCTTTCATCTTTCTCCTCTCGCTTCCTTTGATCCTCCTGTCACCAAGACAAGCATGTTCAGTAACTATCAATAATTAAACTTGAATTGCACTAAAAGTAAGTTGA encodes:
- the LOC102616300 gene encoding uncharacterized protein LOC102616300, with the protein product MSCLNLRLRPAKKAWKSFTSKLQSRLHKLHRSKDIKKPKSRLYYLTNTASKAPIIINPSPFLGQHQRNIQRKKITLQPSNKALRFRQHRRYLFKKKAGPVYIDKLFKEPIATAQVVAKNARVVLDQEARAPGTSNVNIKEEKASATSAADDMWESLALASPQMNGIDQRAEEFIRSFRAEMELQEIMARRL